One genomic segment of Komagataella phaffii GS115 chromosome 4, complete sequence includes these proteins:
- a CDS encoding One of six subunits of the RNA polymerase III transcription initiation factor complex (TFIIIC) → MALKNIFIARHGFRSNWLPPPHPVSPTGIDSDSPLAEHGIEQAHQLASYLVSIDPKPDMILTSPFYRCIETSQPIAESLDIDICLDRGVGEWYKKDRPTIPQPASVDALSKFFPKRLKTDIADISGVVPSALGESEDEILARCQEFWRNFIPQLEKVQPQVENLLIVTHAATKIALIMSLLGYNSVRDNLKPKDRVDSYETIQTGSCSLSKLTLNSSQWELKMNGMTDFLTNGTEMNWNFTSGFEAGSDEDIASRKAAAEKAEAKKKLEETSDDEYEDVYFTLELPSSRHSTLANPFDVPLAPKARKKRSEPKTERGDQGGEDDDSEEGKEDPDVVFQKQLETSLMSNIEPTSVLQMSGLETSKPLIQINESIFQGRWVKVNGTEMIYDDSGELVAKVDDRIQLTAGKLKRKEENPDVTADQEMSDLRIKSEKGTTFLSEVLNLADHVDEEHRQNERADTP, encoded by the exons ATGGCCCTTAAAAACATTTTCATTGCTAGA CACGGGTTTAGATCGAATTGGTTGCCTCCTCCGCACCCAGTAAGTCCCACTGGCATTGACTCAGACTCTCCACTAGCAGAGCATGGTATCGAACAAGCCCACCAATTGGCTTCCTACTTAGTGTCCATAGATCCGAAGCCGGATATGATTTTGACATCTCCATTTTACCGCTGTATCGAAACTTCTCAACCCATTGCAGAGTCATTGGACATCGACATCTGCTTGGATCGAGGTGTAGGGGAATGGTACAAGAAAGATAGACCTACTATTCCTCAACCTGCCTCTGTCGATGCTTTGTCAaaattctttccaaaacgGCTAAAGACCGATATTGCGGATATCAGTGGAGTTGTCCCTTCAGCTCTAGGTGAATcagaagatgaaatattGGCAAGATGTCAggaattttggagaaactttATACCACAACTGGAGAAAGTCCAGCCTCAGGTAGAAAATTTGCTCATTGTAACCCATGCAGCTACCAAGATTGCCTTAATTATGTCTTTATTAGGATACAATTCAGTAAGAGATAACTTGAAACCAAAGGATCGAGTTGACTCTTACGAGACAATCCAAACTGGGTCATGTTCTTTATCCAAGTTGACCCTAAACAGTTCCCAATGGGAACTCAAGATGAATGGAATGACTGATTTTTTGACGAATGGCACAGAAATGAACTGGAATTTCACAAGTGGATTTGAAGCTGGATCAGATGAAGATATTGCCAGCAGAAAAGCAGCCGCAGAAAAAGCGGAGGCCaaaaaaaagttggaagaaacttcGGATGATGAGTATGAAGACGTTTACTTTACCTTGGAACTGCCTTCTTCCAGACATTCCACTCTTGCAAATCCCTTTGATGTGCCATTGGCTCCAAAAGCAAGGAAAAAGCGATCAGAGCCAAAGACTGAAAGAGGTGATCAAGGAGGGGAGGATGACGACTCAGAAGAAGGTAAGGAGGATCCTGACGTTgtcttccaaaaacaattggaaaccTCCTTGATGTCCAATATTGAGCCAACGTCTGTACTCCAGATGTCTGGActggaaacttcaaaacCCTTGATTCAAATCAATGAGTCGATTTTCCAAGGTCGCTGGGTCAAAGTAAACGGAACAGAGATGATATATGATGACAGTGGAGAGCTAGTTGCTAAAGTAGATGACCGCATCCAATTGACTGCTGGCAAACTAAAGAGAAAGGAGGAGAATCCTGATGTTACGGCAGACCAAGAAATGTCCGACTTGAGAATCAAGTCAGAGAAGGGAACGACATTTTTGAGCGAAGTATTGAACTTGGCGGATcatgttgatgaagagcaTAGACAGAATGAAAGAGCCGACACGCCCTGA
- a CDS encoding 60S ribosomal protein L29 has protein sequence MSKSKNHTNHNQNYKAHRNGIKKVKFDRSLRLKNIDPKFRRNLKFSQVGNRKAAAAKTA, from the coding sequence atgtcTAAGTCTAAGAACCACACAAACCACAACCAGAACTACAAGGCCCACCGTAACGGTATCAAGAAGGTCAAGTTTGACAGATCTTTGCGTTTGAAGAACATCGATCCTAAGTTCAGAAGAAACCTGAAGTTTTCTCAGGTTGGTAACCGTAAGGCCGCCGCTGCTAAGACTGCTTAG
- a CDS encoding Subunit of both the NuA4 histone H4 acetyltransferase complex and the SWR1 complex: MAPSTGKRLKGVSISRPIVYGNVAKPFGEKRPPEANAEHTHTWTVFVKDPQGKDLSYFIKKVVFKLHDTYPNSTRTIESPPFQVTETGWGEFEIGIKIYFVPESNEKNVSLYHNLKLHPYGFPPGHVLTDKDREVQSILYDEIVFNEPTERMFEILTKTPGSLLPPVGNNKYTFSKKMENDELDRIKQAMDKVIEEINVQKDRLKELEAEREKLVTVNQ; this comes from the coding sequence ATGGCACCAAGCACGGGAAAGCGCTTGAAGGGCGTCTCTATTTCAAGGCCTATTGTGTACGGTAACGTTGCAAAGCCTTTTGGAGAGAAAAGGCCTCCAGAAGCAAATGCTGAGCATACGCATACGTGGACTGTCTTTGTTAAAGACCCTCAAGGGAAGGACCTGTCGTATTTTATCAAGAAGGTGGTATTTAAACTCCATGATACCTACCCAAACTCTACCAGGACTATAGAGTCTCCTCCATTTCAGGTGACAGAGACAGGCTGGGGTGAATTTGAGATTGGCATAAAGATTTATTTTGTCCCTGAAAGCAATGAGAAAAACGTTTCTCTTTATCATAACCTAAAACTGCATCCTTACGGTTTCCCTCCGGGACATGTACTCACAGATAAAGATAGAGAAGTGCAGAGCATCTTATACGATGAGATTGTGTTCAATGAGCCAACAGAACGCATGTTTGAAATACTGACAAAGACACCAGGATCACTTCTTCCTCCTGTGGGAAATAATAAATACACGTTCAGTAAGAAAATGGAGAACGACGAACTGGACCGGATTAAACAGGCTATGGACAAGGTCATAGAAGAAATTAATGTTCAGAAAGACAGGCTCAAGGAGCTTGAAGCGGAAAGAGAGAAACTAGTAACGGTAAATCAATAA
- a CDS encoding Protein required for daughter cell separation, multiple mitotic checkpoints and chromosome stability, which yields MSSSTRNERLERLNVKRVRDKKNLDSPRPIKRSSSDTLRTRKYDYFKTLSPPPSIQRKTSRSFSNLFHRFKNPSRSSSCSKNQDLRLLTPSTVVSTPDSLFSCDNGDDYSTPTSPLASKQFTFYYSDSASSSSSSVNEEFSKLTLKNCVTTDPVKRSLSSRIFEIPEILNLILSCLDDSESRIPREKIKNRRKPLSLRHAKLVHGEKGDRIWRDSQEMGFFEPTVKESNLYNCLFVNKLWYQSTLEILETRFYFADERKLRSLCERPVIKKTNSQTNTLVLHKLFYTEQYVVDHLAQQISGCLEWLEFYVCPRIVPSPTFFEGNKIQKLCIPGSAVVDDSFLKSVSKNLPNLKVLDIRACELVTDAGVYYIAHSCLNLETLNVGRHSRGELITDASIGPVVRNTKITTLGVAGCNITDRSLWQLCLNRGSQVKRLSLNNCRMLTDNSLCKILHHDYFPNLTVLEIRNCLNLSNLRPVVLFKKRQIKKGIPVLVEGCEVIDHRLREQELQIDLEVSRKIISDISGWINESADDDNDFQQLLRSR from the coding sequence atgtCATCTTCAACTCGAAATGAGAGATTGGAAAGACTTAATGTCAAGAGAGTCAGAGAtaagaaaaatttggacAGCCCTCGTCCCATCAAACGTTCTTCCAGTGATACTCTTCGAACTCGGAAATATGACTATTTCAAAACTCTTTCACCACCGCCGTCtatccaaagaaagactTCCAGATCTTTTTCGAACCTTTTTCATAGATTCAAAAACCCCAGCCGTTCTTCCTCCTGTTCCAAAAACCAAGATCTACGATTGTTAACTCCCAGCACAGTTGTTTCCACCCCAGACTCACTATTTTCGTGCGATAATGGGGATGATTATTCGACTCCCACTTCTCCGCTGGCTTCAAAACAGTTCACTTTCTATTATTCAGACAgtgcttcttcttctagtTCGTCTGTCAATGAGGAATTCTCTAAACTTACTTTAAAAAACTGTGTCACTACAGATCCCGTTAAACGTTCTTTGTCATCAcgaatctttgaaatccCAGAAATTCTTAATCTTATTCTTTCCTGCCTGGACGACAGCGAGAGTAGAATCCCAAGggaaaagataaaaaatCGCAGAAAGCCGCTCTCCTTACGACATGCCAAGCTGGTTCATGGCGAGAAAGGTGACCGCATATGGAGAGACAGTCAGGAGATGGGGTTTTTTGAGCCAACGGTGAAGGAATCTAACTTATACAATTGTCTCTTTGTCAACAAACTCTGGTATCAGTCAACGTTGGAAATATTAGAAACAAGATTTTATTTTGCAGATGAGCGAAAGCTTAGATCTTTATGTGAGAGACCAGTGATAAAGAAGACGAACTCTCAGACTAACACCTTGGTTTTGCACAAACTGTTTTATACTGAACAATATGTGGTAGACCATCTTGCACAACAAATATCTGGATGTTTGGAATGGCTCGAGTTCTATGTCTGCCCTAGGATCGTACCTTCCCCAACTTTTTTCgaaggaaacaaaatcCAGAAGCTTTGCATTCCAGGATCTGCAGTAGTTGACGATTCGTTCTTGAAAAGCGTAAGCAAGAACCTTCCCAATTTAAAAGTTCTTGATATTAGAGCCTGTGAACTGGTGACAGATGCTGGAGTTTATTACATTGCCCACAGTTGCCTAAACTTAGAAACGTTGAACGTTGGAAGGCACTCCAGAGGGGAACTAATCACAGATGCAAGCATCGGGCCTGTTGTCAGAAACACCAAAATCACCACTCTAGGCGTTGCCGGCTGCAACATCACAGACCGATCTCTGTGGCAGCTGTGTCTAAATCGTGGCTCTCAAGTGAAACGACTCTCTCTGAACAACTGTAGAATGTTGACAGATAACTCATTATGCAAGATTTTGCACCATGATTATTTTCCCAACTTAACAGTGTTGGAGATTCGTAACTGTCTCAACTTGTCCAACCTGAGGCCCGTAGtcttgttcaagaaacGTCAGATTAAGAAGGGAATCCCAGTGCTGGTGGAGGGCTGCGAAGTTATAGACCACAGATTGCGGGAGCAAGAACTACAGATCGATCTTGAAGTGTCAAGAAAAATCATATCGGATATAAGTGGTTGGATAAACGAGTctgctgatgatgataatgatTTCCAACAGCTACTAAGAAGCCGTTGA
- a CDS encoding Microsomal beta-keto-reductase codes for MTLALEFESKTVTALVYLSVFTGAYKIITVVLGYLSVLLDVFVLPGVSLNKYGAKKGHWAVVTGASDGIGKEYTLQLAKRGFNVVLVSRTLSKLESVQTEVQSKYNVETKLVSFDASLDSEESYQELADAIAGLPVTVLVNNVGQSHSIPVPFLETPIKELKDIITINNTATLRITQIVAPVIVTTARQKKTRGLILTMGSFGGLLPTPLLATYSGSKAFLQSWSSALAGELKSDNVDVELVISYLVTSAMSKIRRTSASIPSPKAFVASVFKSLGRRGGAQERYATSTPFWSHALMHWWIENTVGVYSAVANTLNLNMHQSIRARALKKAASKKE; via the coding sequence ATGACTTTAGCACTGGAATTCGAATCAAAGACTGTAACCGCACTGGTATACCTTTCGGTCTTCACTGGTGCCTACAAGATAATCACAGTTGTGCTAGGATatctttctgttttgttGGATGTCTTCGTTCTACCCGGTGTCAGTTTGAATAAGTACGGGGCTAAAAAGGGCCATTGGGCCGTTGTCACCGGGGCTTCTGACGGTATTGGAAAAGAATACACTCTTCAGCTCGCTAAACGTGGCTTCAATGTGGTTTTGGTGAGTCGTACTTTGTCAAAGTTGGAATCTGTTCAAACCGAGGTTCAATCCAAATACAATGTGGAAACCAAACTAGTATCCTTTGATGCTTCTCTAGATTCAGAGGAAAGTTATCAAGAACTGGCTGATGCCATTGCTGGCCTCCCCGTGACTGTATTGGTCAACAATGTTGGGCAATCCCATTCTATCCCTGTTCCATTCTTAGAAACCCCCATCAAAGAGCTAAAAGATATCATAACCATCAACAACACTGCTACACTGCGTATTACTCAAATTGTTGCTCCAGTCATTGTTACTACCGCTCGTCAGAAGAAAACGCGTGGACTAATCCTCACCATGGGATCATTTGGCGGATTGTTGCCAACTCCCCTTTTGGCCACTTACTCCGGGTCCAAGGCGTTTTTACAGTCTTGGAGTTCAGCTCTAGCCGGTGAACTAAAATCCGATAACGTGGATGTTGAGCTGGTTATTTCTTACCTGGTCACCTCTGCCATGTCCAAGATCAGACGAACCTCTGCATCCATTCCATCTCCAAAGGCATTTGTTGCTTCCGTGTTCAAATCACTAGGTCGCCGTGGGGGTGCCCAAGAGCGATACGCCACTTCTACCCCATTTTGGTCGCATGCTTTGATGCATTGGTGGATCGAAAATACTGTTGGTGTTTACTCTGCCGTCGCCAACACACTGAATTTGAACATGCACCAGAGCATCCGAGCTCGTGCATTGAAGAAGGCTGCCAGCAAGAAGGAGTAA
- a CDS encoding Subunit alpha of assimilatory sulfite reductase — protein sequence MPSISQRGSRNNSFSSETTVPSLAEASAVSPFGLPTDPESLYGTTLTSAHTVITTVPYYLSDRLFSYAAPGADGALDAAAHLWRTYLRPNAQGNVPHLTRFDIRSGASNAILGYLSGLEPSAVVPVLVPGAALTYMRPVLAERRDSPVPVAFNVSALDYDFETSTLVSNYVEPLNAARYLGYSVFTPLSKNEAQSIAILTHALANIEPTLNLYDGPSYLKQSGKIEGILTGEKLFQLYQKLLAEIPSWSKIESYKRPAAALASLSKLTGSRLKSFEYAGHNSPSTVFVIHGSVESELLLHTVERFAEKDVQIGAIAVRVPLPFNIDEFASSFPSSTRRIVVIGQVQSSSSSSLKKDVAASLFWKLGASAPAVAEFVYEPSFNWSSDSLESIIASYEVLPKSTSATKGDYIFWTADNGRFAEVASKIAYSFSLRDDNKLSYRAKFDNINGAGVLQAQLRTNSLVATDIDAADIVFVEGFKLLQAFDVVSTAKEGATLIIASSDSIEDLDKVVESFPTTFKRDAATKNLKILLIDLASVGEQEGLGARTGPIACQAIFYRVAQPELADQLTRYLWEGAASETELLASVVAEVISKVEEVGIKELSVDKEWASLPTGEEEEVILPPRPLETSFEPNLRESAIVPPPAISSKLELSKKLVFKESYGLTNSLRPDLPVRNFIVKVKENRRLTPDDYSRNIFHIEFDVSGTGLTYDIGEALGIHGRNDPALVEEFIQWYGLNGEDLIDVPSRDDPNTLETRTIFQSLVENIDLFGKPPKRFYEALAPFALDSSEKAKLEKLASPEGAPLLKAYQEDEFYSFADILELFPSAKPTASDLVQIVSPLKRREYSIASSQKMHPNEVHLLIVVVDWIDKRGRQRFGQCSHYLSELSVGSELVVSVKPSVMKLPPLSTQPIVMAGLGTGLAPFKAFVEEKIWQKQQGMEIGEVYLYLGARHRKEEYLYGELWEAYMDAGIVTHVGAAFSRDQPHKIYIQDRIRENLKELTSAIADKNGSFYLCGPTWPVPDITACLQDIIESDAARRGVKVDADHEIEEMKESGRYILEVY from the coding sequence ATGCCTTCCATTTCACAGCGTGGTTCACGTAACAATTCGTTTAGTTCGGAAACTACGGTTCCATCGCTCGCTGAGGCCTCTGCTGTCTCGCCCTTTGGTCTCCCCACTGACCCAGAATCGCTGTACGGAACGACCCTGACATCGGCCCACACTGTGATCACTACTGTGCCTTATTATTTGTCAGATAGATTGTTTAGTTATGCAGCTCCTGGTGCGGATGGTGCCTTAGATGCTGCTGCTCATCTGTGGAGGACATATTTAAGACCTAACGCTCAAGGAAATGTGCCTCATTTAACCAGATTTGATATCAGATCTGGTGCTTCCAATGCCATTTTGGGTTATCTGTCAGGGCTAGAGCCTTCCGCTGTGGTGCCTGTTTTAGTTCCTGGCGCTGCTTTGACTTATATGCGCCCTGTTCTGGCTGAGCGTAGGGACTCACCTGTACCAGTCGCTTTCAATGTTTCTGCATTGGAttatgattttgaaacctCTACCCTGGTGTCCAACTATGTTGAACCATTGAATGCTGCCCGTTATTTGGGTTACTCTGTGTTCACTCCATTGAGCAAAAACGAGGCTCAAAGCATCGCCATTTTAACTCATGCGCTGGCCAACATTGAGCCAACCCTCAATTTGTACGATGGCCCTTCTTACCTCAAACAATCTGGAAAAATCGAAGGCATATTAACTGGTGAAAAGCTGTTCCAGCTTTACCAGAAACTGCTAGCTGAGATCCCTTCTTGGTCGAAAATAGAGTCCTACAAGAGACCTGCTGCTGCTTTAGCCTCCTTGAGCAAACTCACCGGTTCTAGACTGAAATCTTTCGAATACGCCGGCCACAATTCACCTTCGACCGTTTTTGTTATCCATGGATCAGTAGAATCTGAACTTTTGTTGCACACTGTAGAACGCTTTGCTGAGAAAGACGTCCAAATTGGCGCTATTGCAGTTAGAGTTCCGCTCCCCTTCAATATTGACGAgtttgcttcttcttttccatctTCTACCAGAAGAATTGTCGTCATTGGCCAGGTTCaaagctcttcttcttcttctttaaaGAAAGATGTCGCTGCCTCTTTGTTCTGGAAACTCGGTGCTTCTGCTCCAGCTGTCGCAGAGTTTGTCTATGAGCCAAGCTTCAATTGGAGTAGCGATTCCTTGGAGTCGATTATTGCCTCTTATGAAGTCCTTCCAAAATCAACCTCAGCCACCAAAGGAGACTACATTTTCTGGACCGCTGACAATGGTCGTTTTGCGGAAGTTGCTTCCAAGATTGCCTATTCCTTTTCACTTAGGGATGACAACAAGCTAAGTTACAGAGCAAAATTTGACAATATCAATGGTGCGGGCGTACTGCAGGCTCAACTAAGAACTAATTCTCTTGTTGCCACCGATATTGATGCGGCAGACATTGTCTTCGTAGAGGGTTTCAAGTTGTTGCAAGCCTTCGATGTGGTTTCAACCGCCAAAGAAGGTGCTACGTTAATTATTGCATCTTCAGActcaattgaagatttggacaAGGTTGTAGAGTCATTTCCCACTACTTTCAAACGTGATGCTGCTacaaagaatttgaagattcttCTCATCGACTTGGCATCTGTTGGTGAGCAGGAAGGTCTTGGTGCTAGAACGGGACCAATTGCTTGCCAGGCTATTTTTTATAGGGTTGCTCAACCTGAGTTGGCTGACCAGCTGACTCGTTACTTGTGGGAAGGAGCAGCCTCTGAGACTGAATTATTGGCTTCAGTTGTTGCTGAAGttatttccaaagttgaagaagttggTATCAAGGAACTTTCCGTCGATAAAGAATGGGCCTCTCTTCCAACAggggaagaagaagaagtcaTTTTACCCCCTAGACCGCTTGAAACTTCATTTGAGCCCAATCTTAGGGAATCTGCAATTGTCCCTCCTCCAGCCATCAGTTCCAAGCTCGAACTCTCAAAGAAACTCGTTTTCAAGGAGAGTTATGGTTTGACTAACAGCCTAAGACCTGACTTACCCGTTAGGAATTTTATCGTCAAAGTCAAGGAAAACAGACGTCTGACCCCCGACGATTACTCACGTAATATTTTCCATATTGAGTTCGATGTCTCTGGTACCGGATTGACTTATGACATTGGAGAAGCGCTTGGAATTCATGGTCGTAACGACCCTGCACTGGTCGAAGAGTTCATCCAATGGTATGGTCTCAATGGTGAAGACCTTATCGATGTTCCTTCTAGAGATGATCCTAACACATTAGAAACCCGGACCATCTTCCAGAGTTTGGTGGAAAACATTGATTTGTTTGGAAAACCACCTAAACGTTTCTACGAGGCATTGGCTCCATTCGCTCTTGACAGCAGTGAAAAAGCTaaattggagaaattggCTTCTCCTGAAGGAGCTCCGCTGCTTAAGGCTTATCAAGAGGACGAATTTTACTCTTTTGCGGACATTTTGGAACTGTTCCCATCTGCCAAACCAACTGCCAGCGATTTGGTTCAGATTGTCTCTCCGCTGAAGAGACGTGAATACTCCATTGCTTCCTCTCAGAAGATGCATCCTAATGAGGTCCATCTGCTCATTGTTGTTGTCGATTGGATTGACAAAAGAGGTCgtcaaagatttggacaGTGCTCCCATTACCTTTCTGAACTTAGTGTTGGGTCTGAACTGGTTGTCAGTGTTAAACCTTCGGTCATGAAGCTGCCACCATTGTCTACCCAGCCTATTGTTATGGCTGGTCTGGGTACAGGATTAGCCCCATTCAAGGCTTTCGTCGAAGAGAAAATCTGGCAGAAGCAACAAGGAATGGAGATTGGTGAAGTTTATCTGTATTTGGGTGCTCGTCACCGTAAAGAGGAATACCTGTATGGAGAATTGTGGGAAGCTTACATGGACGCCGGAATTGTCACACATGTAGGAGCTGCTTTCTCCAGAGACCAGCCTCACAAGATTTACATTCAAGATCGTATTAGAGagaacttgaaagagttgacCTCTGCCATCGCTGACAAGAATGGTTCTTTCTACCTATGTGGTCCAACTTGGCCAGTTCCGGACATTACGGCCTGTTTGCAAGATATCATCGAAAGTGATGCTGCTAGACGTGGAGTCAAGGTTGACGCTGACCATGAGATTGAGGAGATGAAGGAATCCGGTCGTTACATCTTAGAGGTTTATTAG